From the genome of Aquipuribacter hungaricus:
CGACCCGACGAGCTCGCCGTCGACGTACGCCTCGACGGGTCCGGGCGGGACCTGCACGCCCGCCGTCCCTCCGGACTGCAGCTCCACGGTGCCCACGACCTCGCCGTCCTGCCGGACCTCCACCAGAGCCGGACCTGTGCGCGAGGGGTCCTCGTCCACGCACACCTCTACGTTCGTGGTGGTGGTCAGCCCCTGGGCGTCGTCCCCGCCGCTGCAGCCCGTCAGCAGGACCGAGGCAGAGCAGGCCAGCCACATCCCGGCAGCGACGCCTGACCGCGGGGTTCGGGGGCTGGGGCGTCGGCGCGGCGGGTGCACGCGAGATCCCACCACAGCGCACCCTGCGGCGTCACGCGTCGCACCCGCCCACGACCGGCGGACGCTGCTGGTCAGCGCAGACGCGCCCGCAGGACCGGGACGCCCTCGCCCGCCAGCGCGCCGAGGGCAGCGCCGCGCCCGGTGAGCGCCAGCAAGAGGGCCTCGGCAGGGCCGCTGACGGTCGGACCGCGCCCGTGCGTCCAGTCGACGTCGTCGGCCTCGAACCGCAGCCCGTCCAGCGTCCCGTCGGCGACCAGGCCGCGGGCGGAGCGGCTGGTCAGGAACGCCAGCGACGTCAGCACCCGGTCCTCCGGCAGGTCGCAGCGCAGCCCGAGCGGCCAGCGCACGTCCAGGCCGTGCACGAGCAGGTCGGTGAGGGGCGCCTCCGGACCGGACCCGGGCGGCGTGAAACGCGACCCTGCCCTCTGCCTCAGCATGTCGACGATCTCGTCGAACGGCCGGCGAGCCTGCCGGCGGGTCAGCCGATCGTTCGCCCGGTCGAAGTCGCCGCGGCAGACCAGCATGGTCAGCAGGAACATCGGCATGCCCACCTGGAGCGGCATGAGCAGGTGCGCGGCGACGTCGTGGACGCTCCAGCCACGGCACAGGCTGGGCGTCCCCTGCTGCTCCGGGGTGAGCCCGGACAGCATGTCGGCCACGGCTCGACGCTCGTCCGCGATGGCCGCGAAGGTGTCCACGGTGGCGAGCGTTCCATCCCGGAGCCGTGCGGGGCGAGACCCAGGTGCCTGCAGACGCCGGCCGTCTCGCTGAGCCGGGCGAGACCCGCCCCGTGGCGTCAGCCGGTGGGCTCGTCGTGGGCGGCGCGGTGGGCGAGGACGTCGTCCATGTGGGTCTCAGCCCACGCCTTGATGGTGCGGACCGCCTCGCGCAGGGAGGCACCCAGGTCGGTCAGCTCGTAGGTCACCGTCACCGGGACGGTGGCGATGACGGTCCGGGTGACCAGGCCGTCGCGCTCGAGGGACCTCAGCGTCT
Proteins encoded in this window:
- a CDS encoding maleylpyruvate isomerase family mycothiol-dependent enzyme, translating into MDTFAAIADERRAVADMLSGLTPEQQGTPSLCRGWSVHDVAAHLLMPLQVGMPMFLLTMLVCRGDFDRANDRLTRRQARRPFDEIVDMLRQRAGSRFTPPGSGPEAPLTDLLVHGLDVRWPLGLRCDLPEDRVLTSLAFLTSRSARGLVADGTLDGLRFEADDVDWTHGRGPTVSGPAEALLLALTGRGAALGALAGEGVPVLRARLR